The genomic stretch GCTCGATGCTGCGGGCGGTGAGCGAGACGATCTCCCCGCACACGGGCCGGCGCGGCTTCGCAAGACACGCATCGAAGTAGTCGCGGGTCGCGTGGACGTACGCCTTCATGAAGCGGACCCCCAGCTCGTGGTCCCGGCGCATCCGCTCGCCGTAGAATACCCCGGTCACCTGGTTGACGAGGCGATCCCCCACCCAGAACAGCACTTTCCCCCACCCCTGCTGCTCGGCCACGCGGCCAAACGGCGGCGAGAGAATCGCCGCCGCGATCTGGTTCGTCTGGACCGCCTGCACCACCAACTGGATCTCGCGGAGCGGCACGAGCTCGACGTCCTTGTCCGAGAGCCGCTCCCGCTCAAGGAGTTTCCCGATCTGATAGTGGAACGTCGAGCCGAGGGTCGTCAGCCCCAAGCGTTTCCCCCGCAGGTCGCGCAGGCTGCGCACCCCTTGATCGTATGTCGTTTTGGAGACCACGACCGCATTCAAGGGGTACCCGGGCCGCTCCTGACCCCGGTCCGCGACGAGCCAGATCTTGGCGCCGCCGGCGGAGAGGTTGAACAACGTGCCGGTGATGCCCGTCGCCCCCACGTCGATGTCCCCGGTCACCACGGCCGTGGCCACCGGAGCGGCCGCGCCGAAGTAGACAAAGCGCACGTCCACGCCCTCCTGCCGAAAATAGCCTCGGTCCTGCGCGACGAAGAGCGGCGCGCCGCCGACCAATTTCAACGTCCCCACGCGCACCGTCGCCGGCTGCTGCCCCGCCGCCGGGATGGCCAGGAGCACCGGGATGCTCACGAGACTCAGCA from bacterium encodes the following:
- a CDS encoding ABC transporter substrate-binding protein, producing the protein MRGWRHLLSLVSIPVLLAIPAAGQQPATVRVGTLKLVGGAPLFVAQDRGYFRQEGVDVRFVYFGAAAPVATAVVTGDIDVGATGITGTLFNLSAGGAKIWLVADRGQERPGYPLNAVVVSKTTYDQGVRSLRDLRGKRLGLTTLGSTFHYQIGKLLERERLSDKDVELVPLREIQLVVQAVQTNQIAAAILSPPFGRVAEQQGWGKVLFWVGDRLVNQVTGVFYGERMRRDHELGVRFMKAYVHATRDYFDACLAKPRRPVCGEIVSLTARSIEQPESAVQDSLPYIDHDARLYTLDLEHQLAWYVQNGMVTAPRPVDQVVDGSFLHDAINALRH